In the Peromyscus maniculatus bairdii isolate BWxNUB_F1_BW_parent chromosome 20, HU_Pman_BW_mat_3.1, whole genome shotgun sequence genome, one interval contains:
- the Alg10 gene encoding dol-P-Glc:Glc(2)Man(9)GlcNAc(2)-PP-Dol alpha-1,2-glucosyltransferase, whose amino-acid sequence MAQLEGYYFSAALSCIFLVSCLLFSAFSRALREPYMDEVFHLPQAQRYCEGRFSVSQWDPMITTLPGLYLVSVGVVKPASWILGWSEHVVCSIGMLRFVNLLFSVGNFYLLYLLFRKVQPRNKASSSIQRILSTLTLAVFPTLYFFNFLYYTEPGSVFFTLFAYLMCLYGNHRTSALLGFCGFMFRQTNIIWAAFCAGHIVAQKLSEAWKTELHKKKEERLPPIKGPFSELRRVLQFLLVYSMSFKNLSVLFLLTWPYVLLVLAFVVFVVVNGGIVVGDRSSHEACLHFPQLFYFFLFTAFFSFPHLLSPTKVKTFLSLIWKRRVQFSVIMLVSMVFVWKFTYVHKYLLADNRHYTFYVWKRVFQRHEIVKYLLVPAYMFAGWAIADSLKSKSIFWNLMFFVCLVASTVPQKLLEFRYFILPYIIYRLNIPLPPISRLVCELGCYTVVNFLTFYIFLNKTFQWPNNQDIQRFMW is encoded by the exons ATGGCGCAGCTGGAGGGCTACTACTTCTCGGCCGCCTTGAGCTGCATCTTCCTCGTGTCCTGCCTGCTCTTCTCCGCCTTCAGCCGCGCGCTGCGCGAGCCCTACATGGACGAGGTCTTCCACCTGCCGCAGGCGCAGCGCTACTGCGAGGGCCGCTTCTCCGTGTCGCAG tgggATCCCATGATTACTACGTTGCCCGGCCTGTACCTGGTGTCAGTTGGAGTGGTCAAACCTGCCAGCTGGATCCTGGGATGGTCTGAACATGTGGTCTGTTCCATTGGAATGCTCAGATTTGTTAATCTGCTCTTCAGTGTTGGCAACTTCTACTTACTGTATTTGCTTTTCAGAAAGGTGCAACCCAGAAACAAG gCTTCTTCAAGTATCCAGAGAATCTTGTCAACATTAACGCTAGCAGTATTTCCGACCCTCTATTTCTTTAACTTCCTTTATTACACAGAACCTGGGTCTGTGTTCTTCACTCTCTTTGCTTACTTGATGTGTCTTTACGGCAATCATAGGACTTCAGCCTTGCTTGGGTTTTGTGGCTTCATGTTTCGTCAGACCAACATCATCTGGGCTGCCTTCTGTGCGGGACACATCGTGGCACAGAAACTCAGTGAGGCCTGGAAAACTGAGCTGcacaagaagaaggaagagaggcttCCCCCCATTAAAGGACCGTTTTCGGAGCTCAGAAGagttcttcagtttcttctggtGTATTCCATGTCGTTTAAGAACCTGAGTGTGCTTTTCCTTTTGACCTGGCCCTACGTCCTTCTGGTGTTGGCGTTTGTTGTTTTTGTAGTCGTCAATGGTGGGATTGTGGTTGGTGACCGGAGCAGTCATGAAGCCTGTCTTCATTTTCCTCAGTTATTCTACTTTTTCTTGTTCACtgcttttttctccttccctcactTACTCTCTCCTACAAAAGTCAAGACTTTCCTGAGCTTAATTTGGAAACGTAGAGTTCAGTTCTCTGTGATTATGCTAGTCTCAATGGTTTTTGTTTGGAAATTCACTTATGTCCATAAGTATTTACTGGCGGACAATAGGCATTACACATTTTACGTGTGGAAGAGAGTATTTCAGAGACATGAAATTGTGAAATATTTACTAGTTCCAGCCTACATGTTTGCTGGTTGGGCCATAGCTGACTCTTTGAAATCAAAATCAATTTTCTGGAATTTAATGTTTTTTGTATGCTTGGTCGCTTCTACAGTTCCTCAGAAACTACTAGAATTCCGTTACTTCATTTTACCTTACATTATTTATAGGCTTAacatacctctgcctcccatatcTAGACTTGTTTGTGAACTAGGTTGCTATACAGTTGTTAATTTTCTAACTTTTTATATCTTTTTGAACAAGACTTTTCAGTGGCCAAATAATCAGGACATTCAAAGGTTTATGTGGTAA